The window CTGGGTAGAGGCATCTCAACAGCAGGAGAGCTTTCTGATATCTCAAATGTCCCAAGAAGCAGAAGCTATGACGTTCTCGAATCACTTGAAAAGAAGGGATTTGTCATCATGAAACTGGGCAAGCCCATCAAGTACATCGCCGTCAATCCTGCAGATGTGATTGAAAGGGTCAAGAAGAGAATCAAGGAAGAGGCGGATGAAGGGGTCAAGTACATGGAAAAGCTTCAGGGCAGTGACATACTGAAGGAGCTGGATCTGCTGCACAAGCAGGGCGCAGACCTGATCGAGCCAACTGACCTCTCTGGCAGCCTAAGGGGAAGGGACAATGTTTACAATCAAATGGAATCAATGATCAAGGCAGCTGAGAAAAGCATAATCATCATGACAACAAGCGAGGGCCTTGCAAGAAAATATGACGCTTTCAGGGGCCACCTCGAAAAGGCAGCCAAAAGGGGAGTGGACATCAAGATAGCTGCACAGATAACTCCTGAGGTTGAGCAGTATGCAAGGGAACTCAGCAAATTCTCCAAGATTAAGCACGTTGACAAAATCAATGCAAGATTCTGCCTGGTTGATGGCGAACAGCTTGCATTCACACTTGCGCAGGGCAACATTGACCCTTCTTATGATTCAGGTGTCTGGGTAAATACCAATTTCTTTGCCAAGGCAATGGAAGGAATGTTCAACGAAGTATGGGCAGGCCAGAAAGTCAGGGCA of the Candidatus Woesearchaeota archaeon genome contains:
- a CDS encoding TrmB family transcriptional regulator, with the translated sequence MTVQRDFINKLKQFGLNSYEVKIWVALLGRGISTAGELSDISNVPRSRSYDVLESLEKKGFVIMKLGKPIKYIAVNPADVIERVKKRIKEEADEGVKYMEKLQGSDILKELDLLHKQGADLIEPTDLSGSLRGRDNVYNQMESMIKAAEKSIIIMTTSEGLARKYDAFRGHLEKAAKRGVDIKIAAQITPEVEQYARELSKFSKIKHVDKINARFCLVDGEQLAFTLAQGNIDPSYDSGVWVNTNFFAKAMEGMFNEVWAGQKVRAMH